TTTGATCCATGACTAGTTTtgattgttcttcatcaacacataATAGTTGTACTCTGTCGTACTGCCTCTTGTAAAGAATGTCTTCTAGCAAGATGAACTGTGTAGCGTATCTCCTCAAGAAATGTTTTTCTTTGGTTGTAGCATCCTTAGGTTATCATCCTTCCTTGATGAAATCCACTATATTTGCCTACCATGGTCTTCCATCAACCGTCAAGGCATGGATGTGATTGATATATGCCAGTTGATGTCTTAGTTTAATCGAGAATGGATGTACTTCTGTTTTGGATTCCATCTCAACCATGGATGCCAAAGTTACTAGTGCATCGGCGAACGGATTGCTGTCTCTTGGCAGGTAGGAGAAAgtgatttcttcaaatttccTAGATAGTATTTTAACTTGCTCTTGACAGGCAATCAACTTTTCGTCcttaattttccattttccttgcatttggcATATGACCAAGGAATAATCCCCATAGACTTCTAGTCTCTTGAGCCCTATTGATATGGCGGCCTCAAGTCCTATGGCGCAAGCTTCATATTCAGCCATGTTGGTGGAACATTCAAAGTCTAGATTAAATGCCCAGGGCATATGGGTTCCATCAGGAGTGATTAATAGTATGCCAGCTCCACAACCCTTGTAATTGGCTGCTCCGTCAAATAGCAATTTCCAGATCGTATCAACTTCTTCAGGTTCCAATTGTACAATGTCCTCGTCGAGAAATACATTTTCCAATGGTCTAGTTTCAAGGGTTGGATGTGCTGATAAATGATCAATGATTGCTCCTCCTTTGATTGATTTCTGTGTCACATGTTTGATATCAAACTCTGATAATAAGAGCAGTCGTGCTAATCTTCCTGTCAATGTGAATTTCTTGAATATGTACTTAATTAGATCCATCCTCGAGATCTGAAACACTTGGTGGGCTATCATGCAATGCCTTAACCGCCTTGTGGCCCAAATCAAAGCCGTGCAGACTTTCTCTAGTGGTGTATATCTAGTCTCATAGTCCACAAATTTCTTGCTCAGGTAGTATATAGCATGTTCTATCTTGCCATCTTCTTGATGTTGTGCTAACATTGCTCCCATGGCCGTGTCTATTACAGACAAATATAGTAATAAAGGTTTGCCGAATATCAGGGGTGCCAATACCGATGGGTTAGCCAAGTATTCTTTGATTGTTTTGAATGCGGCCTGACATTGttcattccattcctttggCTCATTCTTTTTGAGTAGCTTGAAGATTGGTTCGCACACCATGGTTAACCAAGAAATGAATCGACTGATGCCCAAGTGTTATGATTGCATATCTTAATTGTTGGACGGTTGTGGCAAGCTCGTCCCTTTCTTGGGCTTGATCAAGTTGCTGATTATCCTCAAATGGGCTGTCAGGTGAGCCTTGAGGTAGGTCATAATATTGCTCATCAGTGGTTACATTAATAAAATAACCTTcctggttctcttcttcttggcatCTTTCAGGTATTGATTCAATGAGAATCTCTTCCTCTTGATGGGGATGCTCTTCACCAAAGTCTTGGGAATCTTCATCACTATCAACCCCTGTGTTTATCATGAGGACGTCGTCGGGCAGGGCTTCCATTAGGACAAGAGCAGTTAGGGCTTGGGCCAACTCTTCAGTCCATTCTGTAACAGGGGGATTTGATTGGTTCTTGACCAGTGTGATCAAGGCTTGTAGATTAATTGGCCGATCCTCCTCTTCTAGGTTGTTAATGGACTTAAAGTTCCCATCGTGTGGAGGAAGGGGATTGGATTGAGCATTGGGTTGATTTGATTGGACTGCAAACTTCCCTTCATCAAGTAGATCTTGGACGACATGCTTCAATTGGTAGCACTCATTGGtcgtttatttttttcttgtcttttgtgattttttctat
The nucleotide sequence above comes from Telopea speciosissima isolate NSW1024214 ecotype Mountain lineage chromosome 3, Tspe_v1, whole genome shotgun sequence. Encoded proteins:
- the LOC122655237 gene encoding uncharacterized protein LOC122655237, which gives rise to MGAMLAQHQEDGKIEHAIYYLSKKFVDYETRYTPLEKVCTALIWATRRLRHCMIAHQVFQISRMDLIKYIFKKFTLTGRLARLLLLSEFDIKHVTQKSIKGGAIIDHLSAHPTLETRPLENVFLDEDIVQLEPEEVDTIWKLLFDGAANYKGCGAGILLITPDGTHMPWAFNLDFECSTNMAEYEACAIGLEAAISIGLKRLEVYGDYSLVICQMQGKWKIKDEKLIACQEQVKILSRKFEEITFSYLPRDSNPFADALVTLASMVEMESKTEVHPFSIKLRHQLAYINHIHALTVDGRPW